catatcaacatgaAAAAGTGTTTGCTGGTGATATGAAATTGATTCTCATTGGCTGGTGTCAGACATAGCCATGTCCAGGCTATGTCTAGTTTAAACCTGGAAACCTTATCTCaactgtcagccagtcagcctCAATTCTGCATCCCCTTTAAGGGCTAGAATGCTGTATCAAGCTCACCAGTCCAGACTTGCTGgatgtcaaatgtttgaatctACAAAGTTAAGTGGTCCTTCTATTAAGAAAGAAGTCTGTGCCAGAAATTGAATTGAAGAAGTGACAGTGACTGTCTACCTGATGAATTCTGGTTATACCAAGAAGACAGTATACCCAACAACTCATCTCAAGAAAGAGATGAAAATGGAGAGATAGTTCGGAACCAAGTCCACTTTCACTAAACTTCTCAGATCACATTTTTGGTAACTTCTTTTCACATAAGAATTCTGGGTTATAGTGCTCTAAGGTGACAGCATTTAGAAAAGGTACTAAAAATTgattaacaaagttttgtgaaggtGGCCCTAGAACACTGTTAATggataaatacattaaattctattgtttgtaaatgtatattgcaAAAGACAGATGTCTGCTGTTTGATGCATCCTTTATGAGTTTGACCCTCACTATACATGGTATGAGATCATTTGGGGGTCATTCAGAAACCATCCCTATAACAAAAAACTTTTTGCCTTTTTTGGCATTCAGTTCATCTGCACTAAATCATTGCCTCTTTCATGGTGAACACATGATGCAAAATACAGTGAAGCACACTTTACCGTATGCTTCTATGCCACTTTGTTCTTTGTTGATgaaacatgtacagtgtagttcTGTCCAGGATGAAACCATCATGAGCGATGGGTGTGAGAATGGATGATGCACAAAATCTCACAATCACTGGCAAAGGTTTAAGAGGTTAGATGCTCTATCCACTCCTTGGGCAGATTGCATTAAAGTGGCAATACTAACATTCTAGTTTAGGTTATTCTAAGAATTTTTATTCCTCCATTCCGGACATAGGAAAATTAGTCAACATATAACAAAGTGTATATGCAACAACTCAGTGTAGCTTTATTGAGAGTGGTAATTGATGTCAGGAGTTGGTCATGGTTGAGTGGTGAAGACATTTGTTCCTCAATCTCTAGGACATACACAGAGCATGTTTCAATCCCAACCTTGGACAAGAAATTTGTAGATACTCTTCTCTCACACTCATCCAGACTTAGTGACAAGTTGTTAACGACAATTGATTGTGTGGCTGTGTTCACACTCTAACGTTTGATGGAGATACAATTTCCTGGGTTGAAGCATCATGAAGCTTTTTTCACGTCTGACAAAATACAGTGACTCAGCATATAGCCTAGACTTGCCTATCTCCCACACCACCCGAGTGACCATTCTGTATCCCACCCACTCCATACTGATATCTGATCACAAGTAAAGAACAACAGACTCTGGTATAGAGAATAAAATagaatttttataattaaataatgaTAGTGTTGCACACAAGTAAATATGTATAACtatatatcaaaattgaaatatacAACATATTGCCAAAAGTAACAAAAACTTCTAGTAAACACCAAAATGATACCTTTGGTTAATGTACAATAATTTAGAATTATGGCGTGCATCATTTGGCGtaataaaaatctgaaataaaaacgtATAGTTTGGTACAGTGTGAAATGACATACATAGAGATATATAACTATCAGTCAATTTCTTTGTTAATGTTCAGAGCTTTcgcagtaaatacatgtacatgtaagcaatcATCACTGGCTGGCAGACAGTGTAGATAAGAGGTACAGTGTAGCATATGCTGTCGTGGGTACTTAAAAAgtgtacaataaaaataatttagcaCAGCCTTGGTTTGTCTCACTCTGATGTGCATCAGATacaattctgtttatttattttcttctttttaacaAACCATTTATTTTCAAGTGCATTGGTTTTCATACCAAGCATCAATGAAGATTAGTCTCTATTGTCAACTCAAGACTAGTATGACTTAAACAATAAGGAAAAGAAGTTTACTCAACTTTATCAGAAAAATGAATGTGCAAATTTAAAACAGTTAAGCATGACTAAAGGCCTACTATTGAGCAATGCTTTCCAGTTCAGATTCCCGGACATCCCGGACAACTTTTGCAAAGTATTCCACAAAGATCTTTGAAATTCGATATGatgaattttttattattatttttttctttcatctgaaaGTGCAATCAAACTACCCGTATTGAAATCAAtcaatttaacatttttatggcACCAAAACTAATCTCATTATAATGCATTACCACATTTTAATGTAAGCAGAAGGAAAAGACAGAtccatggatgtacatgtactcacacacGATAATTCCTACACCATATGAAGTAGCCATTAAAATGCTTCGTTGCTTGCAATCATTCATTTCATGCATCCTGTCATTCAGAGCTATAATTAAGGAATAAAATCAGACAAGTTTGTACCAACTTGATTATGTATAAATTATGCCAATATCAAGAAGTGAAATGTAAAGTATAGCTGGGATTATTCATAATACACTCCAAATACCATGCCAACAGCATAGATGGAGTTGTTGCGGAACTCGTATGAGGAGAAGGTATCATACGCAGCATCCCAAAGACAGCGGCTTCCCATTCTCATCCCCTGATCAGTAAGCTGTCCAATATGTACCAAGCAAATGACTTTATATCTTGGCACTATCATTTCCTTCACCCGGGCCTTCACAACCTGCAAGAGGACACAAATTGATGTACAGTTCATGTATCCATGACCTTTCCAACAATACTATTTTAGGAATTAGAATTACAATTGCTGTAACTTAATTCAGATTGTGTTAGTTCACCAGAAATATTACACACGCCTTGCAAGTGAGAATATGAGTGGACAAACAATTAGGCACAAGGTCCTCGACTCACCTCTGATATTGTTTTTGTCATCTGTTTACACAGTTCTGGCTCATATTTTTCTTCTGCCAGATAGCTTTCCAGTACTTCCTTCAGTATATTGTGCACCATAGATTCTGAGAATTTTTGCTTTGGTTTCAGCTGGTATGTGTTTTCCAACTTGAGAGAGGGGTGAATATTAACATCTCGTGGTTCATCAATAAATGACACTGTACTCAATGATCTGGAAGGAGAAAGGTTTCATATCACATACTTGTATGCCTGTAATAAATGTAAGTTTATAAATTACATCGTTTACTTCAAAAATAACATTCTGGGTAGTGCTGTACCTCTACCTTAAAAACATCACAGGTAAAACATCACACCACCTGTTGGAAGGCGAGCTGTATTTATGAGTGGGGCTGAATCATGAATGAGCTTGCCAATTTACACTTCTGTGTGAAATCGCAAATCAATTCCTGCATCATCGTATATCTTCAATGTACTGACTACTTTCGATAGTTAAAGAGACATGCAGCAAAAGGAACTTAAAGCTCAAGACATTCTACTCTATTAGACAATTTTTAGATCATGATATCAAAATCTTGTGTTCAATTCACAGATATTAACTCTTGAGTTATATATGACATAGGAGCAATGGATGAACCATGACAATattcatcaaatacacaagcaGATGGGCAATAAAACTTAATGtataaattaaaagttttacTTAAAACACATCAATAATCTCAATCATACGTTATTCAAATTTGACAATTCAGCTAAATATTCAGCTACAGTTAGGGTTTGTACATGGCCATCATTCCATTCATCTtgttcagtgaaataaaaaaaaaaagtttataaagATCTGTGTACTTATGTACAACTCGATTAATTCTGCATGGTTGTTTTTCTCACATGGGACATACCCTGGCTTTCTTTGCCTGTCAGGTAAACGGTTGTCATGGTTTTGTTTGGCTTCCTGTTGAGAAAATGATGATCCACTTCCTCGTTTTACTAGCAGTTTGGCAGCTCGATCTCTTGCAACATCCCGATCAGCCATCTgggacacaaacaaatgaattagTAACACGACGTACACGTATCAGTAACAgtttactttttaaaatgtaaagtaTACCTTAACAATTGAGaacatttttacaaattaaaagagaacaaaaatggTAAACACTCAGGACATGTCATGTCAGGaccacatgaaaacaaaaaacacatatatatatatgcagccAACTCCTTGAGTTACACTGTAAAACACTTTCTAGTGTGTCACAATGATATAGTAGTTGCATATTTTGGGGGCAATTCCTTCAAATAAAAGCAAAGGCTGCTTCCAGAACTGTCACTGATAAGTGTAATGTAACTGGGCACTTACTGCATGAGAAATCTCATCCACAAGTTTTGATTGTTGCATTATCTCCTTTTCCTGAGAATTTGCGcacttttttgtgtttattttttatgaaatcacaTGGGCCTGGTTGGACTTCTACACATACACCATAAACGAGCTGGCTTTAGGCAAGGCTCCAGACTAAAGCACTACTATCTTGCACAGAGAAAAAGCCACATATCCCACAACAAATTTGATATTCTTTTGCACTGCAAATTAATTCATGACTGCGTGACTCGAATCAGAATTAAGTTTGCAACTAGATAAGTTTATTTGAGAGAGTGGGGGTTCATCAGATTATTCAGATTAttaacagtacatgtgtatggaagCTATAATGAATAACAATACCTTGAAAGATGGCCCAAGATGACATTCACAAAAACTGGCAGTTTTATCAAAGAAGAAAgtataaaatgtaattaaaagtaggcctactgtgctAAAAAGTATAGATGTAATTTTACATGCTAACAGTTCTGCTGAGCCCACATAGCCTAAGCATGATGTATATTCAATCTAACAGCTACTGCGAAATTACACCTTTTATATGTGCTAGTGTTTGAAAGCCCCCACCCTGTCTCGTCTATGTCTGTGTGAACTCGTGACATGCATGAAATATTGATTCAAC
Above is a window of Liolophura sinensis isolate JHLJ2023 chromosome 7, CUHK_Ljap_v2, whole genome shotgun sequence DNA encoding:
- the LOC135471655 gene encoding dynein light chain Tctex-type 5-B-like isoform X1 yields the protein MEKQMADRDVARDRAAKLLVKRGSGSSFSQQEAKQNHDNRLPDRQRKPGSLSTVSFIDEPRDVNIHPSLKLENTYQLKPKQKFSESMVHNILKEVLESYLAEEKYEPELCKQMTKTISEVVKARVKEMIVPRYKVICLVHIGQLTDQGMRMGSRCLWDAAYDTFSSYEFRNNSIYAVGMVFGVYYE
- the LOC135471655 gene encoding dynein light chain Tctex-type 5-B-like isoform X2; this encodes MADRDVARDRAAKLLVKRGSGSSFSQQEAKQNHDNRLPDRQRKPGSLSTVSFIDEPRDVNIHPSLKLENTYQLKPKQKFSESMVHNILKEVLESYLAEEKYEPELCKQMTKTISEVVKARVKEMIVPRYKVICLVHIGQLTDQGMRMGSRCLWDAAYDTFSSYEFRNNSIYAVGMVFGVYYE